One genomic window of Megachile rotundata isolate GNS110a chromosome 12, iyMegRotu1, whole genome shotgun sequence includes the following:
- the LOC105663896 gene encoding uncharacterized protein LOC105663896 isoform X2, translating into MPLPRWILDPPSGSSLVQWWRSPPPSDVGPFSWLWSTLSRVVVEAPPRRGNVTLNIFCAAMVCVVVILARRSSKYCTNVRGAGLVANSEGMLALVPKTNSCGENPVASCTEVLYEKMQNLTQSSQSVFVQYIFRFYRSVSLYD; encoded by the exons ATGCCCCTTCCTCGCTGGATCCTGGATCCTCCCTCAGGATCATCCCTTGTCCAATGGTGGAGGAGTCCACCCCCGTCCGATGTGGGCCCCTTCTCCTGGCTGTGGTCCACCCTCAGCCGCGTGGTGGTGGAGGCTCCGCCAAGACGCGGGAACGTAACATTGAACAT ATTTTGTGCAGCGATGGTCTGTGTGGTGGTGATTCTGGCAAGAAGATCATCAAAATATTGTACGAATGTTCGGGGTGCTGGTCTTGTGGCAAATTCCGAGGGTATGTTGGCCTTGGTGCCAAAGACTAATTCGTGTGGAGAGAACCCAGTGGCTTCATGCACTGAGGTGTTATACGAAAAGATGCAGAACCTCACCCAGTCATCCCAGTCTGTTTTCGTGCAATATATCTTTAG attttacaGAAGTGTTTCATTATACGACTAA
- the LOC105663896 gene encoding uncharacterized protein LOC105663896 isoform X1: protein MTIFRMITSTLALLLPPYLKRCFHETAFLYPYALILVAYTILTLYGAFLIQSSYKRFCAAMVCVVVILARRSSKYCTNVRGAGLVANSEGMLALVPKTNSCGENPVASCTEVLYEKMQNLTQSSQSVFVQYIFRFYRSVSLYD, encoded by the exons atgactatattcaGGATGATAACAAGTACGCTTGCGTTACTCCTCCCCCCTTATTTAAAAAGGTGTTTCCATGAAACAGCTTTTCTATATCCATACGCCTTAATATTAGTTGCATATACAATATTAACATTATATGGTGCTTTTCTCATACAAAGTTCATACAAAAG ATTTTGTGCAGCGATGGTCTGTGTGGTGGTGATTCTGGCAAGAAGATCATCAAAATATTGTACGAATGTTCGGGGTGCTGGTCTTGTGGCAAATTCCGAGGGTATGTTGGCCTTGGTGCCAAAGACTAATTCGTGTGGAGAGAACCCAGTGGCTTCATGCACTGAGGTGTTATACGAAAAGATGCAGAACCTCACCCAGTCATCCCAGTCTGTTTTCGTGCAATATATCTTTAG attttacaGAAGTGTTTCATTATACGACTAA
- the LOC105663896 gene encoding uncharacterized protein LOC105663896 isoform X3, with amino-acid sequence MTIFRMITSTLALLLPPYLKRCFHETAFLYPYALILVAYTILTLYGAFLIQSSYKRFCAAMVCVVVILARRSSKYCTNVRGAGLVANSEGMLALVPKTNSCGENPVASCTEVLYEKMQNLTQSSQSVFVQYIFRLNRIGQIP; translated from the exons atgactatattcaGGATGATAACAAGTACGCTTGCGTTACTCCTCCCCCCTTATTTAAAAAGGTGTTTCCATGAAACAGCTTTTCTATATCCATACGCCTTAATATTAGTTGCATATACAATATTAACATTATATGGTGCTTTTCTCATACAAAGTTCATACAAAAG ATTTTGTGCAGCGATGGTCTGTGTGGTGGTGATTCTGGCAAGAAGATCATCAAAATATTGTACGAATGTTCGGGGTGCTGGTCTTGTGGCAAATTCCGAGGGTATGTTGGCCTTGGTGCCAAAGACTAATTCGTGTGGAGAGAACCCAGTGGCTTCATGCACTGAGGTGTTATACGAAAAGATGCAGAACCTCACCCAGTCATCCCAGTCTGTTTTCGTGCAATATATCTTTAG GTTGAACAGGATCGGACAAATTCCGTGA
- the LOC105663896 gene encoding uncharacterized protein LOC105663896 isoform X4, translating into MYIVTESRLYLAVFQLREYNMSTCVQRFCAAMVCVVVILARRSSKYCTNVRGAGLVANSEGMLALVPKTNSCGENPVASCTEVLYEKMQNLTQSSQSVFVQYIFRFYRSVSLYD; encoded by the exons ATGTACATAGTGACAGAGTCTAGACTATATTTAGCAGTATTCCAATTACGCGAATACAATATGAGCACATGTGTACAAAG ATTTTGTGCAGCGATGGTCTGTGTGGTGGTGATTCTGGCAAGAAGATCATCAAAATATTGTACGAATGTTCGGGGTGCTGGTCTTGTGGCAAATTCCGAGGGTATGTTGGCCTTGGTGCCAAAGACTAATTCGTGTGGAGAGAACCCAGTGGCTTCATGCACTGAGGTGTTATACGAAAAGATGCAGAACCTCACCCAGTCATCCCAGTCTGTTTTCGTGCAATATATCTTTAG attttacaGAAGTGTTTCATTATACGACTAA
- the mRpL13 gene encoding mitochondrial ribosomal protein L13 isoform X2 — protein sequence MQWGTFARIWHIFDAAWQDPYISAPWIKQHLMGLYKPIYHPLNECGDHVIVINSKHIALRGDEWQKRVYFHHTGYHGGATWTLAWELHSKDPTMIVKKAVYSSMRGNLQRRQTMQRLHIFPDENVPADMLNNVTNQIKQLRLVPVRLHEIEPEEKDKIPRLIKYPDDYQLQ from the exons ATG CAATGGGGTACTTTTGCACGTATATGGCATATTTTTGATGCAGCTTGGCAAGATCCATATATTAGTGCACCCTGGATAAAACAGCATCTTATGGGATTATATAAACCCATATATCATCCACTGA ACGAATGTGGTGATCACGTAATAGTTATAAATAGTAAACATATTGCATTACGTGGAGATGAGTGGCAAAAACGTGTGTATTTTCATCATACTGGGTATCATGGAGGTGCAACTTGGACATTAGCATGGGAATTACATAGTAAAGATCCTACTATG aTTGTAAAAAAAGCAGTTTATagttcaatgcgtggaaatttgcaaagaaGACAAACTATGCAAAGACTACATATTTTCCCTGATGAAAATGTACCTGCAGATATGTTAAACAATGTTACTAatcaaattaaacaattaagacTTGTTCCAGTTAGATTACATGAAATTGAACCAgaagaaaaagataaaattCCTCGGCTTATAAAATATCCAGATGATTACCAACTTCAATAA
- the mRpL13 gene encoding mitochondrial ribosomal protein L13 isoform X1, which yields MSLIRRGQQWGTFARIWHIFDAAWQDPYISAPWIKQHLMGLYKPIYHPLNECGDHVIVINSKHIALRGDEWQKRVYFHHTGYHGGATWTLAWELHSKDPTMIVKKAVYSSMRGNLQRRQTMQRLHIFPDENVPADMLNNVTNQIKQLRLVPVRLHEIEPEEKDKIPRLIKYPDDYQLQ from the exons ATGTCTCTTATTCGTAGAGGACAA CAATGGGGTACTTTTGCACGTATATGGCATATTTTTGATGCAGCTTGGCAAGATCCATATATTAGTGCACCCTGGATAAAACAGCATCTTATGGGATTATATAAACCCATATATCATCCACTGA ACGAATGTGGTGATCACGTAATAGTTATAAATAGTAAACATATTGCATTACGTGGAGATGAGTGGCAAAAACGTGTGTATTTTCATCATACTGGGTATCATGGAGGTGCAACTTGGACATTAGCATGGGAATTACATAGTAAAGATCCTACTATG aTTGTAAAAAAAGCAGTTTATagttcaatgcgtggaaatttgcaaagaaGACAAACTATGCAAAGACTACATATTTTCCCTGATGAAAATGTACCTGCAGATATGTTAAACAATGTTACTAatcaaattaaacaattaagacTTGTTCCAGTTAGATTACATGAAATTGAACCAgaagaaaaagataaaattCCTCGGCTTATAAAATATCCAGATGATTACCAACTTCAATAA
- the mRpL52 gene encoding mitochondrial ribosomal protein L52 isoform X2, with protein sequence MEANVRLNPITHVKGLVTNPNTAGPLLNSQDYSFEDKRPTPYGSGQLRRIRKHQEYARRIIQLVYEVDFAVERHAKLLKEKEEQRQKILDSKLKPKGEKLIAST encoded by the exons ATGGAGGCGAACGTAAGATTAAATCCTATAACACATGT GAAAGGTTTAGTAACAAATCCTAATACAGCTGGACCATTGCTTAATTCACAAGATTATTCATTTGAAGATAAAAGACCTACTCCTTATGGTTCGGGGCAATTACGTCGTATACGGAAACATCAAGAATATGCG AGAAGGATTATTCAACTAGTTTATGAAGTTGATTTTGCAGTTGAACGACATGCTAAATtattgaaagaaaaagaagaacaaAGACAAAAAATTCTGGATAGCAAATTGAAACCTAAAGGAGAGAAATTAATCGCAAGTACATAA
- the mRpL52 gene encoding mitochondrial ribosomal protein L52 isoform X1: MLLHEVMLKFRVNHCAYFITSMNRFHTSSTTCLDQGWRRTKGLVTNPNTAGPLLNSQDYSFEDKRPTPYGSGQLRRIRKHQEYARRIIQLVYEVDFAVERHAKLLKEKEEQRQKILDSKLKPKGEKLIAST; the protein is encoded by the exons atgttattacatGAAGTAATGTTAAAATTTCGTGTTAATCATTGTGCAT attttattacTTCTATGAATAGATTTCACACATCTTCCACTACGTGTTTAGATCAAGGATGGAGGCGAAC GAAAGGTTTAGTAACAAATCCTAATACAGCTGGACCATTGCTTAATTCACAAGATTATTCATTTGAAGATAAAAGACCTACTCCTTATGGTTCGGGGCAATTACGTCGTATACGGAAACATCAAGAATATGCG AGAAGGATTATTCAACTAGTTTATGAAGTTGATTTTGCAGTTGAACGACATGCTAAATtattgaaagaaaaagaagaacaaAGACAAAAAATTCTGGATAGCAAATTGAAACCTAAAGGAGAGAAATTAATCGCAAGTACATAA